The Aerosakkonema funiforme FACHB-1375 genome includes a region encoding these proteins:
- a CDS encoding ParA family protein, producing the protein MSRVIALFNQSGGVGKTSLAMNIAYHIQERKHRVLLVDMDPQGSLTTFMGLDPTELKQTIYESILQGKPLPIHSNIHGIDLTPANISLSAAELELVVADMRDGRLKEALEPVLEQYDFILIDCPPSLGLLSYISLVASTHVLVPIQTQYKAFCGTELLLSTVARVRSRPNRQLQIAGFIPTMYDGRNIQDARTLEAIQEQLQKVGVVYPPIPRSTAFADASEDHVPLALYNRKSPAVPILKKIATSLEKLA; encoded by the coding sequence TTGAGCCGAGTCATTGCCCTATTCAATCAGTCCGGGGGCGTAGGGAAGACGAGTTTAGCAATGAACATTGCTTACCATATCCAAGAGCGCAAGCATCGGGTACTTTTGGTTGATATGGACCCCCAAGGTTCTCTCACTACCTTTATGGGCTTAGACCCAACCGAACTAAAACAAACTATTTACGAATCGATTTTGCAAGGCAAACCTTTGCCTATCCACTCTAACATTCACGGTATAGATCTCACACCAGCCAATATCAGCTTGAGTGCTGCTGAATTGGAATTGGTAGTGGCAGATATGCGGGATGGTAGGCTCAAAGAAGCTTTAGAACCAGTGCTTGAGCAATACGATTTTATCTTGATTGACTGTCCTCCCAGCCTGGGACTGTTGAGCTACATCAGCCTTGTCGCATCTACCCACGTACTTGTCCCCATTCAAACCCAATACAAAGCCTTCTGTGGAACTGAGTTGTTATTGAGTACAGTGGCACGGGTGCGATCGCGTCCTAACCGCCAGCTACAAATTGCTGGGTTTATTCCCACGATGTACGATGGTCGTAATATTCAAGATGCTCGCACTCTGGAAGCGATCCAAGAGCAATTGCAAAAAGTTGGTGTAGTTTACCCACCCATACCTCGTTCCACCGCCTTTGCCGATGCTTCGGAAGACCACGTACCATTAGCACTCTATAACCGCAAAAGCCCCGCCGTACCTATCCTGAAAAAGATTGCGACTAGCTTGGAGAAATTAGCATGA
- the mobV gene encoding MobV family relaxase: MAFGILQIQKIKSWGNLVSSSSHTSRDRETPNANPDVKNIRPIGNSDDPTLETLVRQKIGNQKIRSNAVLAVEMLLGASPDYFRPDNPESGGRYDLERLERWKLASVNWLKSEYGDLVVRAELHLDEITPHIHAYLVPLDEQGKLNCRALFGNRYKLSSLQDSYAAALSPIGIERGIKGSHATYTKIKEYYWHVNQEAPELDCFRSLPEPRSTESAIGYKQRVEQLLQPSVDVIDRQLSDRTLALKQKRDAEQKALASERERQKLEQRLKELEAQNRLLKAQTEQLHDLSLLDVAYELGLDCAESDIAKASIWHGHGYQFNITDSQFYDLTGSKRGNSAMDLVMQVNQCGLKQAQAWLADRFGCEGMLRAVTHYAREQAQQIIAVEPTRSFVPPESVESEWTAVQNYLIRERHLPKNLVNALHQRGLVYADGSGNAVFVMRELQGQVTGAIVWGTEGQRLAPGSKRSAGWFWMGLGGSEDSSIQRVALASSPIVALELLAAEYPSGSNTIYMAVDSDRTLPIDFLSTVPQVVLVDNNNPDNRQLVREIQKLLPQATRIKSKTIRTVHKRNSRELNLNQLG, encoded by the coding sequence ATGGCTTTTGGAATTCTCCAAATCCAAAAAATCAAATCGTGGGGAAACCTAGTTAGCAGTTCCTCGCACACTAGCAGAGACCGGGAAACACCTAATGCTAACCCTGATGTCAAAAATATCAGGCCGATCGGAAATAGCGATGACCCGACCCTGGAAACGTTGGTTAGACAAAAAATCGGTAATCAAAAAATTCGCTCCAATGCAGTGTTAGCCGTTGAGATGCTGCTTGGAGCTTCTCCTGACTACTTCCGACCAGATAACCCGGAGTCGGGAGGGAGGTACGACTTAGAACGCTTAGAGAGGTGGAAGCTTGCTTCGGTCAACTGGTTAAAGTCAGAATATGGCGATCTCGTTGTCAGAGCCGAATTGCACTTAGATGAAATAACACCCCACATCCACGCTTATTTAGTCCCTTTGGATGAGCAAGGTAAACTTAACTGTCGGGCGCTATTCGGTAACAGGTACAAACTATCGTCGTTGCAAGATAGTTACGCAGCTGCGCTTTCACCCATCGGGATAGAACGAGGTATTAAGGGGAGTCACGCTACGTACACGAAAATCAAAGAGTATTATTGGCACGTCAACCAAGAAGCTCCAGAACTGGACTGTTTTCGCTCTCTTCCCGAACCGCGTTCAACTGAATCTGCCATTGGGTATAAGCAGCGGGTCGAACAATTATTACAACCTAGTGTAGATGTCATCGATCGCCAATTGAGCGATCGCACTCTCGCACTCAAGCAAAAACGCGATGCCGAGCAAAAAGCTTTGGCTTCTGAACGGGAAAGGCAGAAACTAGAACAACGCCTCAAAGAACTAGAAGCACAAAATCGACTTTTAAAAGCCCAAACCGAGCAATTACACGACTTATCTCTTTTAGATGTGGCTTACGAGTTGGGGCTTGACTGTGCCGAGAGCGATATTGCTAAAGCAAGCATTTGGCACGGTCACGGATACCAATTCAATATCACTGACTCTCAATTCTATGACCTTACAGGTAGTAAGCGCGGCAATAGTGCGATGGACCTAGTAATGCAGGTTAATCAATGCGGGTTAAAACAGGCTCAAGCTTGGCTGGCTGACCGCTTTGGTTGTGAAGGTATGCTTCGAGCCGTAACTCATTATGCTAGGGAACAAGCCCAACAGATTATTGCTGTTGAACCTACCCGCTCTTTTGTGCCGCCGGAGTCGGTCGAAAGTGAGTGGACTGCGGTGCAGAATTATCTGATACGTGAAAGACACCTGCCTAAGAATTTGGTCAATGCTTTGCACCAGCGCGGTTTAGTCTACGCTGATGGTTCTGGTAATGCGGTGTTCGTGATGCGCGAGCTTCAGGGACAAGTAACTGGCGCAATTGTTTGGGGAACTGAGGGTCAACGTTTAGCCCCTGGTAGTAAACGCTCTGCGGGTTGGTTTTGGATGGGACTGGGTGGCAGTGAAGATTCATCGATACAGAGAGTGGCTCTAGCCTCTTCTCCAATAGTGGCTCTCGAATTGCTTGCTGCTGAGTACCCGTCTGGCTCTAATACAATTTATATGGCTGTTGATAGCGATCGCACTCTCCCGATCGATTTTCTTTCCACTGTGCCACAGGTGGTTCTAGTAGATAACAACAATCCAGATAATCGGCAGTTAGTACGAGAAATTCAGAAGCTTTTGCCCCAGGCTACTCGTATCAAGTCAAAAACTATAAGAACAGTACACAAGCGTAATAGCCGGGAATTAAACTTAAATCAACTAGGATAA
- a CDS encoding nuclease-related domain-containing protein, translating to MKILHQSPALKDSFLAQVSQKKAENRQATQEALGGGFLGAIGAAMFEFKQVTNQFKGSVGEWGISLLLKSLPDTWVMFNNAVIPTMRSGKFTEIDHLIIGPGGVFLIEVKTWKGSFSAYKDNWKRREGNDWVALSNSPSSQSAYHQKMFQQWISALVSKLPDNCIVAPVVFPVAKWLGTNQCSVPVLHGATALLQMIGESPNCLSDSQVLAIAQAVENLSLPSPTEPKPAPILKKPKPSKPQN from the coding sequence ATGAAAATCCTCCACCAATCACCCGCACTCAAAGATAGTTTTCTCGCTCAAGTAAGCCAGAAAAAAGCCGAAAATCGTCAAGCTACCCAAGAAGCATTAGGGGGTGGTTTTCTGGGAGCGATCGGTGCGGCAATGTTTGAGTTTAAGCAAGTCACCAATCAGTTTAAAGGCAGCGTGGGAGAATGGGGGATTTCACTGCTGCTTAAATCTTTACCAGACACTTGGGTGATGTTTAACAATGCCGTTATCCCTACCATGCGTTCAGGCAAATTTACTGAAATCGATCATCTGATTATTGGCCCAGGTGGGGTATTTTTAATTGAGGTAAAAACTTGGAAAGGATCATTTAGCGCCTATAAAGATAATTGGAAGCGACGGGAAGGTAATGATTGGGTGGCTTTATCCAACAGTCCGAGTTCTCAAAGTGCCTACCATCAAAAGATGTTTCAGCAATGGATAAGCGCTTTGGTTTCCAAATTACCTGACAACTGCATCGTAGCTCCAGTTGTATTTCCGGTAGCGAAATGGTTGGGAACTAACCAATGCTCAGTGCCAGTTTTGCATGGGGCAACTGCTTTGTTACAGATGATTGGTGAATCGCCAAATTGTTTGTCAGATAGTCAAGTTTTAGCGATCGCCCAAGCTGTGGAAAATTTAAGTTTGCCCTCACCAACCGAACCAAAACCAGCACCGATTTTGAAGAAACCCAAACCTTCTAAGCCCCAGAATTAA
- a CDS encoding acetate and sugar kinases/Hsc70/actin family protein, with protein MNFQPDLIVVLDLGKSRLKIIYQIPTQAKVKALFIEPGIAELSPEEVGHLQPSRTAAPEDDAWLMLPSTQPLAVGFLAETRFAPRCDTKEAKYKIVSGAVRYLTAIGAIAQREKEALIEYKGFASKGTDNAAKYLRIHATLLLPHVEMPNASSLRSELAGVAPKPIQFNFRGQDYTHLTVPDYFKLNILAEGAGQLALRGTQLSEAEFARKNILVLVMGQYNVTAMLYQRGQCVKIESPALGFHNLVNYVLDKTALDASIIRRAQLTEAIYYGRDDRSLLQALLIGKVEKEEHIQQLTKEMVSAVDDGFKSYWNSTANWLKTMLGPNLVTLDEVLVGGGASVAFKEEIEKLFGNAKVIWGGGIKREIAQTFGLKLSDPMVNRLVDAYGVFKRVSQMYKSSVDKVTA; from the coding sequence ATGAACTTTCAACCCGACCTGATTGTAGTGTTGGACTTAGGGAAATCACGCCTCAAAATAATTTACCAAATTCCCACACAAGCTAAAGTAAAAGCACTGTTTATAGAGCCAGGAATAGCAGAGCTATCCCCAGAAGAAGTGGGCCACCTTCAGCCCAGCCGAACTGCTGCGCCAGAAGATGATGCTTGGTTGATGCTGCCTTCCACTCAGCCGCTGGCTGTCGGTTTTTTGGCCGAAACGCGGTTTGCTCCTCGATGTGACACTAAAGAAGCCAAATACAAAATCGTATCGGGAGCAGTAAGATATCTGACGGCAATTGGTGCGATCGCACAACGAGAAAAAGAAGCCCTTATAGAGTATAAAGGATTCGCTTCCAAAGGCACAGATAATGCTGCTAAATATCTGCGAATTCATGCCACCCTTTTATTACCCCATGTGGAAATGCCAAATGCCAGTTCTTTGCGGAGCGAACTAGCAGGAGTTGCGCCTAAACCTATTCAATTCAATTTTCGCGGACAAGACTACACCCACCTGACAGTACCGGATTATTTTAAGTTAAACATTTTAGCTGAAGGAGCCGGACAATTAGCATTAAGAGGAACTCAACTCTCTGAGGCTGAATTTGCCCGCAAAAATATTTTGGTGTTGGTGATGGGTCAGTACAACGTGACAGCGATGCTCTATCAGCGAGGGCAGTGTGTCAAAATAGAGAGTCCGGCTCTCGGTTTCCATAATCTGGTAAATTATGTTTTGGATAAAACTGCCTTAGATGCTTCTATAATTCGTCGCGCTCAACTAACAGAGGCTATCTATTATGGACGTGACGATCGCAGCTTACTGCAAGCATTATTAATAGGTAAAGTTGAGAAGGAAGAACATATTCAACAACTCACCAAAGAAATGGTTTCAGCGGTTGATGATGGCTTCAAATCTTACTGGAATTCCACAGCTAACTGGCTAAAAACAATGCTGGGGCCGAATTTAGTAACACTAGACGAAGTTCTGGTTGGAGGAGGCGCATCTGTGGCGTTTAAGGAAGAAATAGAAAAATTGTTTGGTAATGCCAAAGTGATTTGGGGAGGTGGTATCAAGCGGGAAATTGCACAAACTTTTGGTTTAAAATTAAGCGATCCAATGGTAAATCGGTTGGTAGATGCTTACGGCGTATTCAAGCGAGTGTCCCAGATGTATAAGTCATCTGTTGATAAAGTAACAGCTTAA
- a CDS encoding glycosyltransferase family 2 protein: MRLSLITATHNRVEKLANIAYPSVLGQTSRNFEWVIINDGPDLATRNFVAQIKADLAIAYLEMEHRSEGFSLCHARNLGLDRAKGFLVAYLDDDNALLPQFVESTIRFFQVNPQIICSMVRQHRRRDVVRNSQIVRQGKVFIAPPPSANSESLLVQKHIFDSNGFSHHLDNAPRWNPNTRVFADYEYFLQCLSRWGQESFLLNPLVLVNYVQTSEGTIGKSTYQEWASDLKKIYEYREQYSVLSDWDVKSWLPLLISTYEDKYKNGMNVPGFSES; encoded by the coding sequence ATGAGGCTTTCTTTAATTACTGCAACCCACAACCGGGTAGAGAAATTAGCTAATATTGCATATCCTAGTGTTTTGGGTCAGACATCCCGAAACTTTGAATGGGTAATTATTAACGATGGCCCCGATCTAGCTACGCGAAATTTTGTGGCTCAAATTAAAGCAGATTTGGCGATCGCTTATTTGGAGATGGAGCATCGCTCAGAAGGATTTAGCTTATGTCATGCCCGCAATCTTGGTCTTGACAGGGCCAAAGGTTTTCTTGTGGCTTATTTAGATGATGACAATGCTTTGTTGCCTCAATTTGTTGAGTCAACCATCAGGTTTTTTCAAGTCAACCCGCAGATTATATGCAGCATGGTTCGACAGCACCGCAGAAGAGATGTTGTCAGAAATAGTCAAATTGTAAGGCAGGGAAAAGTTTTTATTGCTCCACCCCCATCAGCTAATAGTGAGTCTTTGCTCGTACAAAAGCATATTTTTGATAGTAACGGGTTCTCCCATCATCTGGATAACGCACCCCGATGGAATCCCAATACCCGTGTTTTTGCTGATTATGAATATTTTCTTCAATGCTTAAGTCGTTGGGGCCAAGAAAGTTTTTTACTTAATCCTCTTGTTTTGGTTAATTACGTTCAAACATCGGAGGGAACGATCGGAAAATCAACCTATCAAGAGTGGGCATCCGATCTAAAAAAGATTTACGAATACCGAGAGCAGTACAGTGTTTTGTCAGATTGGGATGTGAAATCCTGGTTGCCATTATTAATTAGCACTTATGAGGATAAGTATAAAAATGGGATGAATGTACCGGGATTCAGCGAGAGTTGA
- a CDS encoding Rieske (2Fe-2S) protein: MTYTSVQPNSLMRAATLAELQEKGQLLIRLNQQTIALFYSHDRVYAIDNRCPHMGFPLHGSVCKDGIVTCPWHYARFDLASGGTFDSWADDVRSFPVQVTDGEIWIDLSVQVNPKAHQQQRLQDGLEQGISLVIAKSAIALLDFGIEPTEPFQVGLAFGTRYNKAGWDTGLTMLTCMMNIMSYLDESDRPRALYQGLSAVARDSAEAPPHFRVHPLPTANLDFPTLKAWFRQFIEQRDREAAERCLMTATQSGMSRTQIAEMLFAAATDHRYLDVGHVLDFINKALEALDAIDWQEAQPILASLVSGLANATRMEESSSWRYPVDLVAIVLAAFEQLPAALSSGQLQRGQWIQPPELVSVLLGDNPQAIADSLLNALRSGCTEVELAQVVAYAAALRVARFNTNNDHGDWNSAHHPFTFANAVHQGIRRVPTVELLRGVFDAAMSVYLNRFLNVPPVRLPEPKDTIADPESLLSSLPELLDRQQQVNETGRLVAQYLYSGGKPEHLMAILAKLMLRENRDFHVIQSIEAAFRLYTQLADPLEGVPVLVATARYLAAHAPTMRSQEQTYQMAYRLHRGDRLFEESEDV, encoded by the coding sequence ATGACCTACACTTCAGTGCAACCAAATTCCCTGATGCGTGCTGCTACTTTGGCAGAACTTCAGGAGAAAGGGCAATTACTCATCCGCCTTAACCAACAGACTATTGCGCTGTTTTACAGCCACGATCGAGTTTACGCGATCGACAACCGCTGTCCGCACATGGGCTTTCCTCTGCATGGCAGCGTGTGCAAAGATGGCATTGTCACCTGTCCGTGGCATTACGCACGCTTCGACTTAGCCAGCGGTGGCACTTTTGATTCCTGGGCAGATGATGTGCGATCGTTCCCAGTACAGGTTACTGACGGCGAGATCTGGATCGATCTCTCAGTGCAAGTAAATCCAAAAGCGCATCAACAACAGCGATTACAGGATGGCTTAGAGCAGGGAATTTCACTTGTGATTGCCAAATCAGCGATCGCTCTTTTAGATTTTGGCATAGAACCAACAGAACCGTTTCAGGTCGGTTTAGCCTTCGGTACTCGTTACAACAAAGCTGGATGGGATACCGGACTGACTATGCTTACCTGTATGATGAATATCATGTCCTATTTGGATGAGAGCGATCGCCCCCGTGCTTTGTATCAAGGACTGTCTGCTGTTGCACGAGATTCTGCCGAAGCACCACCGCATTTTCGAGTTCATCCTTTGCCTACCGCTAATCTCGACTTTCCTACCTTAAAAGCTTGGTTTCGTCAGTTTATCGAACAGCGCGATCGGGAAGCGGCAGAACGCTGTTTGATGACAGCAACACAATCGGGAATGAGCCGAACTCAGATTGCCGAAATGTTATTTGCGGCTGCAACTGACCATCGCTACCTTGATGTCGGTCATGTTCTAGATTTTATCAACAAAGCTCTGGAAGCATTGGATGCGATCGATTGGCAAGAAGCACAACCCATACTAGCAAGCTTGGTGAGTGGGTTAGCGAATGCAACACGCATGGAGGAATCAAGTTCTTGGCGTTATCCAGTGGATTTGGTTGCTATTGTTTTAGCTGCATTTGAACAATTACCAGCTGCGTTGTCATCTGGACAATTGCAAAGAGGACAATGGATTCAACCCCCAGAGTTAGTATCTGTTTTGTTAGGCGATAATCCACAAGCGATCGCAGATAGTTTGTTGAATGCGCTGCGATCGGGTTGCACGGAGGTAGAATTAGCTCAAGTTGTTGCTTATGCTGCTGCTTTAAGAGTCGCTCGCTTCAATACCAATAACGACCACGGAGATTGGAACAGCGCCCATCATCCTTTTACCTTTGCTAATGCGGTACACCAAGGTATCCGACGAGTACCAACAGTCGAACTTTTGCGCGGTGTATTCGATGCGGCAATGAGCGTATATCTGAATCGATTTCTCAATGTCCCACCTGTTCGATTACCGGAGCCAAAAGATACTATTGCCGATCCAGAATCGTTGCTCTCTAGCTTACCAGAACTGCTCGATCGCCAGCAGCAAGTTAACGAAACGGGACGATTAGTGGCGCAATATCTCTACAGTGGTGGTAAGCCAGAACATTTGATGGCAATACTGGCAAAACTGATGCTGCGGGAAAACCGGGATTTTCACGTAATTCAATCAATCGAAGCTGCTTTTCGACTGTATACTCAGTTAGCAGATCCGTTGGAAGGTGTGCCTGTGTTGGTGGCAACGGCGCGGTATTTGGCGGCTCATGCACCGACGATGCGATCGCAGGAACAAACCTATCAGATGGCGTATCGGTTGCATCGAGGCGATCGATTATTTGAAGAATCGGAAGATGTATAA
- a CDS encoding helix-turn-helix transcriptional regulator, with the protein MKIPIFYFAITLCAIDRTSFHVLAITHNLKAIKIKVSAIDFVKRVLYFVNMAKKTLSQETATRTRRTIVQLLKQEGSLDAETLASHLGITAMAVRQHLYALQEEQLVTYQEEPRPMGRPAKLWQLTPAADRFFPEGYAELTLSLLNCVKQAFGEVGLERLLLILTRQQIESYTEQMKGKRSLKQRLNKLAEIRTNEGYIAQVQIMADGSFLLVQNHCPICAAATACTGLCAKELETFQSVLGDEVNIQRVEHIIAGERRCAYQICPKRSQT; encoded by the coding sequence TTGAAAATTCCCATATTTTATTTTGCGATAACTTTGTGCGCGATCGATCGTACTTCCTTTCATGTCCTGGCAATTACCCATAACTTGAAAGCTATCAAAATAAAGGTTTCTGCCATTGACTTTGTAAAGAGAGTTCTTTACTTTGTGAATATGGCAAAGAAAACACTTTCTCAAGAAACCGCTACTCGGACAAGGCGGACGATCGTACAGTTGTTAAAGCAAGAGGGTAGCCTAGATGCAGAAACCCTCGCCTCCCACTTAGGTATTACAGCAATGGCAGTGCGGCAGCATCTCTATGCTTTGCAGGAAGAACAGTTAGTCACCTATCAGGAAGAACCCCGTCCAATGGGACGACCTGCAAAGTTATGGCAGCTAACCCCAGCAGCCGATCGCTTTTTCCCAGAAGGATACGCAGAACTTACCTTAAGTCTACTCAATTGTGTAAAACAAGCTTTTGGGGAAGTGGGATTAGAACGGTTACTTTTAATCCTCACTCGCCAACAGATTGAAAGTTACACCGAGCAAATGAAAGGAAAGCGATCGCTCAAGCAACGATTGAACAAATTAGCAGAAATTCGCACCAATGAAGGTTACATAGCACAAGTCCAAATTATGGCAGATGGATCGTTTCTGCTAGTACAAAATCACTGTCCCATTTGTGCTGCCGCCACCGCTTGTACTGGACTGTGCGCGAAGGAATTAGAAACCTTTCAATCAGTGCTGGGAGATGAGGTTAACATTCAGCGTGTCGAGCATATTATTGCCGGAGAACGACGCTGTGCCTATCAAATTTGCCCGAAGCGATCGCAAACCTAG
- a CDS encoding ParB/RepB/Spo0J family partition protein — protein MSRRDRPYQQMKSLDVLFGDAQTVAEMVPLETIYLPQQQPRRYFDPQAMQELVESVRQHGILQPLLVRKGKDNLYELVAGERRYRAAKQVQLTEVPVVIRELSDEEAMQLSLIENLCREDLNPVEETEGILQLLALRLGSEPEAVTPLLYRMKNAADKPEDSRHNVMPNPESQLVEEVFTNLGLMTWESFVKNRLPLLNLPEDVLGALRSGEIAYTKAKAIARLKDEKQRKELLDASVAENLSLSQIQSRLKAYIQQPEPTERKERVEAIVRRVKQAKIWEDPQKWERLEALLAEMEALIGDK, from the coding sequence ATGAGCCGACGCGATCGCCCTTATCAACAAATGAAGTCGTTAGATGTCCTGTTTGGGGATGCTCAAACAGTGGCGGAAATGGTTCCCTTAGAAACGATTTACCTTCCCCAACAGCAGCCAAGGCGTTACTTTGACCCCCAAGCGATGCAGGAGTTGGTGGAGTCGGTGCGACAACATGGCATTCTCCAACCGCTCTTGGTACGGAAAGGAAAAGATAACTTGTACGAGTTAGTGGCTGGAGAGCGACGCTACCGAGCAGCCAAGCAAGTCCAGCTAACTGAAGTACCAGTTGTTATTCGGGAACTGAGCGATGAAGAAGCCATGCAACTTTCCCTGATCGAGAATCTTTGCCGTGAAGATTTGAATCCAGTAGAAGAAACTGAAGGAATTTTGCAACTGTTAGCTCTTCGCTTGGGAAGTGAACCAGAGGCAGTAACTCCCTTGCTGTACCGGATGAAAAACGCTGCTGATAAACCAGAAGATTCTAGGCATAACGTTATGCCTAACCCAGAATCCCAACTGGTGGAAGAAGTGTTCACCAATTTAGGATTAATGACTTGGGAATCCTTCGTTAAAAATCGCTTGCCCCTACTGAACTTACCAGAAGATGTTTTAGGGGCTTTACGTAGCGGTGAGATTGCCTACACGAAAGCCAAAGCGATCGCACGCCTCAAAGATGAAAAGCAAAGAAAAGAACTCCTCGACGCATCTGTAGCCGAAAATCTTTCCCTGAGCCAAATTCAGTCACGACTAAAAGCTTATATTCAGCAGCCCGAACCAACAGAGAGAAAAGAGCGGGTGGAGGCGATCGTTAGGCGAGTTAAACAGGCAAAGATTTGGGAAGATCCCCAGAAGTGGGAACGGTTGGAAGCACTTCTGGCGGAAATGGAAGCATTGATTGGTGACAAATAG
- a CDS encoding bifunctional 5,10-methylenetetrahydrofolate dehydrogenase/5,10-methenyltetrahydrofolate cyclohydrolase produces the protein MVQIRARKILQAVKAKCEPFQGSFLGKSITILKFSPPPEASQIELAKYRAAEISAAEKVKTFSFMNCEVDYRLLSENTTPLEFRDIITSANSDIDTVGVIVQNPVPRLLIPELELLLPEKDLDALVENHPLFGASATSDAIARLVQPFTDANTKVVVVGGRGFVGQGVVRLLEQNGINCLILDVGDDLLRTTQADIVVSATGVPELLDERHLRPYHRLVVDAGFVPIGNNLFGDVKRSAYEIPQNITPVPGGVGPLQMATLLERLITVATGRDIEKWVYQYEASGDEA, from the coding sequence ATGGTTCAAATCAGAGCCAGAAAAATCCTGCAAGCAGTCAAAGCCAAATGCGAGCCGTTTCAGGGTAGCTTTTTAGGTAAAAGTATTACCATCCTGAAGTTCTCACCGCCTCCAGAAGCTTCGCAAATTGAACTTGCCAAATATCGTGCAGCGGAAATCTCAGCGGCTGAAAAGGTAAAGACTTTTAGCTTTATGAACTGCGAGGTAGATTATCGTCTCCTGTCTGAAAATACAACTCCGCTGGAGTTTAGGGACATTATCACTTCTGCTAACTCGGATATCGATACGGTTGGGGTAATTGTGCAGAACCCTGTACCCAGGCTACTGATCCCTGAGTTAGAGTTATTGTTGCCAGAGAAAGACCTTGATGCACTCGTGGAGAACCATCCCTTGTTTGGTGCTTCTGCTACAAGTGATGCGATCGCTCGTCTAGTTCAGCCATTTACAGATGCAAATACTAAAGTAGTAGTGGTCGGCGGTCGGGGCTTCGTTGGTCAAGGTGTTGTTCGATTACTGGAACAAAACGGTATCAACTGTTTGATTTTAGATGTAGGAGACGACCTTCTCAGAACGACACAAGCAGATATTGTCGTCTCAGCCACAGGAGTTCCTGAATTGTTAGATGAAAGGCATTTAAGACCTTACCATCGGCTGGTAGTTGATGCCGGATTTGTCCCGATTGGAAATAACCTTTTTGGGGATGTCAAACGCTCAGCTTATGAAATTCCGCAAAATATTACACCCGTTCCTGGTGGTGTAGGCCCACTACAAATGGCTACTTTACTGGAGAGGCTGATAACAGTAGCAACGGGGAGAGACATTGAAAAATGGGTCTATCAGTATGAGGCTTCGGGGGATGAAGCATGA
- a CDS encoding protein-tyrosine phosphatase family protein, protein MYKFAAACKNELIIFGACRPGYSQKQIRAWIEFMKSQDIQRICCLLAEEQLIRYPKLLDSYQEEFGSDNVCWAAIADFHICDPATLHNQILPFLFTSDRSQQKTVIHCSGGIGRTGHILAAWLIFGRGLSQQAAIEAVRKTGRNPYEATIFAPLRGKSPLQVLAELNYLLNASSTHS, encoded by the coding sequence ATGTATAAATTTGCCGCAGCGTGTAAGAATGAATTAATTATTTTTGGGGCTTGCAGACCTGGATATTCCCAAAAGCAAATCCGTGCCTGGATTGAGTTTATGAAAAGCCAGGATATTCAACGAATCTGTTGCTTATTAGCAGAAGAACAACTAATTCGTTACCCCAAATTATTAGATTCTTACCAGGAGGAATTTGGTAGTGATAATGTTTGTTGGGCAGCGATCGCAGATTTTCATATTTGCGATCCTGCTACTCTTCACAACCAGATTTTACCGTTTCTTTTCACGTCCGATCGATCCCAGCAAAAAACGGTTATTCACTGTTCGGGCGGGATTGGACGAACGGGACATATTCTGGCTGCGTGGTTGATCTTTGGGCGGGGTTTATCCCAGCAAGCAGCGATCGAGGCAGTGAGAAAAACAGGTAGAAACCCTTACGAAGCAACGATTTTTGCGCCCTTGCGCGGTAAAAGTCCACTCCAGGTGTTAGCAGAACTGAATTACCTTTTAAATGCTTCTAGCACTCATTCATAA